CTATTTCCTTAGTGTGTGCAACTTTTTTCTCCTGAATCCTGATATAAAGTGCATCAACCTCTTTATCATATTCAATCTTCATAGCTCCTCCTACTTGTTCCTGTCAATAACTGTAATTATAATTATTCTACTGCTTTCCTGCTTAAAAGTCACTTTAAGCCACTTCTTGCCTATATGCTTAAAGGCATTCTTTCTGCCTTTTATAGAGTCCTCTATCTGCTCAGAATGAAAGATTGTATTTCTGATATCATCTTCACTGATTTC
This genomic stretch from Nitrospirota bacterium harbors:
- a CDS encoding DUF4258 domain-containing protein encodes the protein MKIYFSRHARRQMRWREISEDDIRNTIFHSEQIEDSIKGRKNAFKHIGKKWLKVTFKQESSRIIIITVIDRNK